Proteins encoded together in one Streptomyces sp. NBC_01363 window:
- a CDS encoding DUF2231 domain-containing protein has translation MGLDLINGIPAHVLFVHVVVVLVPLTALALILCAAIPSVMRRFGLALPALALVSLISVPLTTNAGEWLERHVDRDPLVRKHTELGDELLPWAIGLFLVSAAVWWLYRRAAHRTPEAEGSTSTVGTPLRITAAVLSLIIGVGADVQVYRIGDSGAKAAWHDAYSATAHPNRD, from the coding sequence GTGGGACTCGACCTGATCAACGGCATCCCCGCACACGTCCTGTTCGTGCACGTCGTCGTGGTCCTGGTACCCCTCACCGCGCTCGCCCTGATCCTGTGCGCCGCCATCCCCTCCGTCATGCGCAGGTTCGGCCTCGCCCTGCCAGCCCTTGCCCTGGTGTCCCTGATCAGCGTGCCGCTGACGACCAACGCCGGCGAGTGGCTGGAACGGCACGTGGACCGCGATCCCCTGGTCCGTAAGCACACCGAACTCGGCGACGAACTGCTCCCCTGGGCCATCGGGCTCTTCCTGGTGTCCGCAGCGGTGTGGTGGCTCTACCGCCGCGCCGCCCACCGCACCCCCGAGGCGGAGGGATCCACCAGCACGGTGGGCACGCCGCTCCGTATCACCGCCGCGGTGCTGTCCCTCATCATCGGCGTGGGTGCCGACGTACAGGTCTACCGAATCGGCGACTCAGGCGCTAAAGCCGCTTGGCACGACGCCTACTCCGCCACCGCGCACCCCAATCGCGACTGA
- a CDS encoding IS3 family transposase, which produces MDEAFTGVEVQLGITAACRLTGRSRATHYRRLRPPPPRRTRAPQVQPSALTAEERAAVLELMNGDEYAELAPAQIWARELDAGRYHCSVSTMYRILREQDQSGERRRQATHPAKAVPELVATGPSQVFTWDITKAAGPAKSVWYHAYVIIDIFSRYIVGHTVERAESAVRAEELIRETIARNGIVPQTVHADRGTSMTSKKVSQLLIDLGVTRSHSRPKVSNDNPYSEAQFKTTKYMSDYPERFDSLAHAREWFDAFIAYYNHEHRHSGIGWHTPASVHFGTAEEVRDQRAVTLAEAYARHPERFGRRPRPPEIPQTAWINDPAKRREPTPQTS; this is translated from the coding sequence GTGGACGAGGCGTTCACCGGCGTCGAGGTTCAGCTGGGCATCACGGCCGCCTGTCGGCTGACCGGCCGCTCCCGCGCCACGCACTACCGCCGGCTCCGGCCCCCGCCACCACGCAGAACACGTGCCCCACAGGTGCAGCCGTCGGCCCTGACGGCCGAAGAGCGGGCTGCGGTACTCGAGTTGATGAACGGCGACGAGTACGCCGAGCTGGCGCCCGCGCAGATCTGGGCCCGCGAGCTGGATGCCGGGCGCTATCACTGCTCCGTCTCGACGATGTACCGGATCCTGCGCGAGCAGGATCAGTCCGGTGAGCGCCGACGGCAGGCCACCCATCCCGCCAAGGCGGTGCCCGAGCTGGTCGCCACCGGGCCCTCACAGGTGTTCACCTGGGACATCACCAAGGCGGCCGGACCGGCCAAGAGCGTCTGGTATCACGCCTACGTGATCATCGACATCTTCAGCCGGTACATCGTCGGCCACACCGTCGAGCGAGCCGAATCAGCTGTGCGGGCCGAGGAGCTGATCCGCGAGACCATCGCCCGCAACGGCATCGTGCCCCAGACCGTGCACGCGGACCGCGGCACCTCGATGACGTCGAAGAAGGTGTCCCAACTACTGATCGATCTGGGCGTGACGCGGTCGCACTCGAGGCCGAAGGTCTCCAACGACAACCCTTACAGCGAGGCTCAGTTCAAGACCACGAAGTACATGTCGGACTATCCCGAACGGTTCGATTCGCTGGCCCACGCCCGCGAGTGGTTCGACGCGTTCATCGCGTATTACAACCATGAGCACCGGCACTCGGGTATCGGCTGGCACACACCCGCCTCCGTCCACTTCGGGACTGCCGAGGAGGTCCGCGACCAGCGCGCGGTCACCCTCGCCGAGGCATACGCCCGTCACCCCGAACGCTTCGGCCGCCGCCCCAGACCACCCGAGATACCCCAGACAGCCTGGATCAACGACCCGGCCAAACGCAGGGAACCCACACCACAAACTTCATAG
- a CDS encoding IS5 family transposase gives MTERRAYPSDLKDDQWELIEPLLLEWRAARAEGREPTTDLREVVNAILYVARTGVAWRYLPHDFPPHTTVYGYFRAWEADGTAEEVHDTLRDQLRRKKGRRILPTAAVIDAQTVKASPNAPESTQGYDGGKRIKGRKRHIATDTLGLLLVLIVTAAGVQDTNGGKLVADALAAKLPTVTKAWVDAGYKSKMITHAAALGIEVEVVARDAEQKGFVVQKVRWRVEQTFGIMSRYRRLHRDYEALPERSRSMIHWAMVNSMASRLTASPSQIGQYLRPKPPAAA, from the coding sequence GTGACTGAGCGACGTGCCTACCCCTCGGATCTCAAGGATGATCAGTGGGAGTTGATCGAGCCCCTTTTGCTGGAGTGGCGGGCCGCGCGGGCCGAAGGGCGGGAGCCCACCACCGATCTGCGCGAGGTGGTCAACGCGATCCTCTACGTTGCCCGGACGGGGGTGGCCTGGCGCTACCTGCCCCATGACTTCCCGCCGCACACCACGGTCTACGGCTACTTCAGGGCGTGGGAAGCGGACGGCACCGCCGAGGAGGTCCACGACACCCTGCGTGACCAGTTACGCAGGAAGAAGGGGCGCCGGATACTGCCGACCGCCGCGGTGATCGATGCCCAGACGGTGAAGGCGTCACCGAATGCGCCGGAGAGCACGCAAGGGTACGACGGTGGCAAACGGATCAAGGGCCGCAAGCGGCATATCGCCACCGACACACTCGGGTTGCTGCTGGTTCTCATCGTCACGGCCGCCGGCGTGCAGGACACCAACGGCGGCAAACTCGTTGCCGACGCCCTGGCCGCGAAGTTGCCCACGGTGACGAAGGCGTGGGTGGACGCTGGGTACAAGTCCAAGATGATCACGCACGCGGCCGCCCTGGGCATCGAGGTGGAAGTCGTGGCGCGTGATGCGGAACAGAAAGGCTTTGTGGTCCAGAAGGTCCGCTGGCGTGTAGAGCAGACTTTCGGGATCATGAGCCGCTACCGGCGTCTGCACCGTGACTACGAGGCGCTGCCGGAGCGGTCCCGGTCGATGATCCACTGGGCCATGGTCAATTCCATGGCCAGCAGGTTGACCGCGAGCCCGAGCCAAATCGGGCAATACCTCCGCCCGAAACCGCCCGCGGCAGCCTGA
- a CDS encoding LysR family transcriptional regulator, giving the protein MPYPTVTEAARALGIHQSTLVTQINRLERDLGRPLIERAERGRRMRPTRFGRSVAAAVRKSGSGT; this is encoded by the coding sequence CTGCCCTACCCCACCGTCACTGAAGCCGCCCGAGCCCTTGGCATTCACCAGTCGACGCTGGTGACCCAGATCAACCGCCTGGAGAGAGACCTGGGCCGGCCCCTGATCGAGCGCGCCGAACGCGGCCGCAGGATGAGACCTACCCGGTTCGGCAGGAGCGTTGCCGCAGCGGTGCGAAAGTCCGGCTCCGGAACGTGA
- a CDS encoding MarR family winged helix-turn-helix transcriptional regulator, with amino-acid sequence MSDTTRAPARIRSLPSWLLGRAAARGHRLVAEALAQVGMRMMHHAVLSAVAELGPVSQAELGRSLSIDPKDMVAILNDLQNDGLVTRAPDAKDRRKNAITLSPSGKRRLLQTEKLGREANDELTAVLTPAERTQLMGLLARIVQQEEPCAETGPGGE; translated from the coding sequence ATGTCCGACACCACCCGCGCTCCCGCCCGTATCCGCTCCCTCCCCAGCTGGCTCCTGGGTCGCGCCGCAGCTCGGGGACACCGGCTCGTCGCCGAAGCCCTCGCTCAGGTGGGCATGCGGATGATGCACCATGCCGTCCTATCGGCAGTCGCCGAACTGGGACCCGTATCGCAGGCCGAGCTGGGCCGCAGCCTGAGCATCGATCCCAAGGACATGGTCGCGATCCTCAACGACCTCCAGAACGATGGCCTCGTGACCCGAGCGCCGGACGCCAAGGACCGTCGCAAGAACGCCATCACCCTCTCGCCGAGCGGGAAACGTCGCCTGCTTCAGACGGAGAAACTGGGCCGTGAGGCGAACGATGAGCTGACCGCTGTCTTGACGCCTGCCGAGCGGACCCAGCTCATGGGTCTCCTCGCGCGCATAGTCCAGCAGGAAGAGCCCTGCGCTGAAACCGGCCCAGGTGGCGAATAG
- a CDS encoding zinc-binding dehydrogenase: MRRVRFYEYGGPEVLRVEDAEAPKPGPGELLVRTEAIGVTLPSVRKVRGEGGRTPLPGVLGGEVAGTVIALGPDVTDFEVGDRITSLTFSGGSYSEQAIAPGFMASRIPDGASAIQAVALVRSGHVALAALAAARPLVSESVLITGAASGVGHLAVQLAKLQGIGRVVAAVSSHTKAEFLRGLGADEIVTYDSEHWGEPVDVVLDGVGGDLLSRAVSALAPGGRLVFFNSGGGTVPAFDLLAGSKTITGLTMARFVDTQRELYDQHGEELWKLTLSGQLQPAVHAQIPLADAARAHEIIEARANLGKVVLLP; encoded by the coding sequence ATGCGGCGGGTTCGTTTTTATGAGTACGGCGGTCCGGAAGTGCTCCGCGTCGAAGATGCGGAGGCCCCTAAGCCCGGCCCGGGGGAACTGTTGGTCCGCACGGAAGCCATCGGTGTGACTCTTCCCTCCGTGCGCAAGGTTCGCGGCGAAGGCGGCAGGACGCCGCTACCGGGAGTCCTTGGAGGCGAGGTCGCCGGAACGGTGATCGCACTCGGCCCGGACGTGACGGATTTCGAGGTCGGCGACCGCATCACGTCGCTCACTTTCAGCGGCGGCTCGTATTCCGAACAGGCAATCGCCCCCGGCTTCATGGCGAGCCGCATACCGGACGGAGCGAGCGCCATCCAAGCCGTCGCGCTGGTGCGCAGCGGACACGTCGCCCTCGCCGCCCTCGCCGCGGCCCGCCCTCTCGTGAGCGAGTCGGTCCTGATCACGGGTGCCGCGAGCGGAGTGGGGCATCTCGCGGTCCAACTGGCCAAGCTTCAGGGCATCGGACGGGTCGTCGCGGCCGTGAGCTCGCACACCAAGGCGGAATTCCTCCGCGGTCTGGGCGCTGACGAGATCGTGACCTACGACAGCGAGCACTGGGGGGAGCCAGTCGATGTCGTCCTGGATGGAGTCGGTGGAGATCTACTCTCACGCGCCGTCTCCGCCCTTGCACCCGGCGGGCGACTCGTCTTCTTCAACTCGGGCGGCGGCACCGTTCCGGCCTTCGACCTCCTGGCAGGATCGAAAACCATCACCGGGCTCACCATGGCGAGGTTTGTCGACACTCAGCGCGAGCTCTATGACCAGCATGGTGAGGAGCTGTGGAAGCTGACCCTGTCCGGGCAGTTGCAGCCGGCCGTTCACGCCCAAATTCCGCTGGCTGATGCGGCACGAGCGCACGAGATCATCGAAGCCCGTGCCAACCTCGGCAAGGTCGTCCTGCTGCCCTGA
- a CDS encoding RNA-binding protein gives MQLPYVYRVTKYDPADRDEHGYYTGSQDTVSDHGEVEASYLQAVAAFAEDTGVDHLAVREPQIPSIAHFGVEPPVDGFGLNGLFPGGPTGFHDGAEVPLGIGLELVRAMLRDSGAWCRLEVEGTFAVHVGWDQYLYISSSRPCEEALAHTRELGLFPERLDASPYAFGAEEEEQVIQRPGDDDFWADLHWAVVTGRAGILEETYLEGASRWHHLTSDTIDPVRVGLAPRARLAVWPSLSTDIDAVLRALPADGLVEVVWQDDDGNIRSAIADEDEFPELAARISRAHAAVLLSVYAGESVPLCTAVMPDNDGVLRARWRTEPTPSDRDWALRQAQG, from the coding sequence GTGCAGCTCCCCTACGTCTACCGCGTCACCAAGTACGACCCCGCCGACCGTGACGAACACGGGTATTACACCGGCAGTCAGGACACCGTCAGCGATCACGGCGAGGTCGAGGCGTCGTATCTTCAGGCGGTCGCGGCGTTTGCTGAGGACACCGGCGTCGATCACCTGGCAGTACGTGAACCACAGATCCCGTCCATCGCGCACTTCGGCGTGGAGCCTCCGGTGGACGGCTTTGGGTTGAACGGGCTCTTCCCTGGCGGCCCTACCGGTTTTCACGACGGGGCAGAAGTACCGCTCGGAATCGGTCTGGAACTGGTGCGAGCCATGTTGCGTGATAGCGGCGCCTGGTGCCGGCTGGAGGTGGAAGGCACGTTCGCAGTCCACGTGGGATGGGACCAGTACCTCTACATCAGCAGCAGCCGGCCTTGCGAGGAAGCGTTGGCCCATACCCGGGAGCTCGGACTGTTCCCAGAACGCCTGGACGCCTCCCCGTATGCCTTCGGGGCCGAAGAGGAAGAGCAGGTCATCCAGCGGCCCGGCGATGACGACTTCTGGGCCGACCTGCATTGGGCAGTCGTCACCGGCCGTGCAGGAATCCTGGAAGAGACATATCTCGAAGGTGCCTCACGATGGCACCACCTCACCAGCGACACCATCGACCCCGTTCGCGTTGGACTGGCTCCCCGGGCCCGTCTCGCCGTCTGGCCGTCCCTGTCCACCGACATCGACGCCGTCCTGAGAGCCCTGCCCGCTGATGGCCTCGTCGAAGTCGTGTGGCAGGACGACGACGGCAACATCCGCAGCGCCATCGCAGACGAGGACGAGTTCCCCGAACTGGCCGCCCGGATATCCCGTGCCCATGCCGCCGTGCTCCTGTCTGTATACGCGGGTGAATCTGTGCCTCTGTGCACTGCTGTCATGCCCGACAACGACGGAGTCCTACGGGCTCGTTGGCGAACCGAGCCGACGCCGAGCGACCGCGACTGGGCACTTCGTCAGGCCCAAGGGTGA
- a CDS encoding DUF2461 family protein: MRGQFTGWPEQAMDVLWQLQGEPTHATRERYRADRERLVRQPMIALLNEVADTDPRYEDFSVWHYRTDSWWWQHQGAVIRLGRKIEIGLRFSLDGLRIQGAWWYPDPGQVDMFRKAVASERSGRELSAILEDVRKKGYDISGDVMKRPPYGYPTDHPRTNLLRHRSLIAARPLGCEEWLHTPEAVDRILSAAADLDALLMWLVCHVKRAA, translated from the coding sequence ATGCGCGGACAGTTCACCGGCTGGCCGGAGCAGGCCATGGACGTGTTGTGGCAGCTCCAGGGCGAACCGACCCACGCGACCCGCGAGCGCTACCGCGCGGACCGCGAACGCCTGGTCCGGCAGCCGATGATCGCCCTGCTCAACGAGGTCGCGGACACCGACCCCCGGTACGAGGACTTCTCCGTCTGGCACTACCGCACCGACTCCTGGTGGTGGCAGCACCAGGGCGCGGTGATCCGACTCGGCCGCAAGATCGAGATCGGTCTCCGGTTCTCCCTGGACGGCCTGCGGATCCAAGGCGCCTGGTGGTACCCCGATCCCGGCCAGGTGGACATGTTCCGCAAAGCCGTGGCCTCCGAGAGGAGCGGCCGCGAACTGTCCGCCATCCTCGAGGACGTACGGAAGAAGGGCTACGACATCTCCGGGGACGTGATGAAACGCCCCCCGTATGGCTATCCGACGGACCACCCCCGTACGAACCTGCTGCGCCATCGTTCGCTGATCGCAGCCCGCCCGCTCGGCTGCGAGGAGTGGCTGCACACCCCCGAGGCGGTCGACCGGATCCTCTCGGCCGCCGCCGACCTCGATGCCCTGCTGATGTGGCTGGTCTGCCACGTGAAGCGCGCCGCCTGA
- a CDS encoding DUF6083 domain-containing protein, with product MHLHRSNRTKVLRRAAASLCKYCGTPVEWFERHDGLRIPLTCEFPTRRIPAKMRWHIHRGVAYPGTDASSGYCRIPHPAVCPAADHPDLPSDLQDVVRRLAVRMRTAIESGEFVPFVETVTEEEVESPGPEQVQHIRHVIDCHGSLRIGPCAIEDLQCIAHDALTEQRCENGICDLSEGRWELTGIDQEQATGRLGQQVLELTGGNIWVWHLADFNVVRRWWAQRCHDHFNTDDPDHVANEFVPFHPLRHDAHVLTERPTGYDLQSNGEKRVFIHDGPEQRTKCASPSCSNATVLSPQEGWLCWQCEELQRRRQRIHQRRSRVRD from the coding sequence ATGCACCTACACCGTTCCAACCGGACGAAAGTCCTTCGGAGGGCTGCCGCATCCCTGTGCAAGTACTGCGGCACCCCTGTCGAGTGGTTCGAACGGCATGACGGGTTGCGAATTCCTTTGACCTGCGAGTTTCCCACCCGCCGTATTCCGGCGAAGATGCGCTGGCACATTCACCGCGGAGTGGCCTATCCAGGCACCGATGCCTCCAGCGGTTACTGCCGGATCCCTCACCCCGCAGTCTGCCCAGCAGCCGACCACCCCGATCTCCCTTCTGACCTGCAGGACGTCGTCCGCCGTCTTGCGGTACGGATGCGCACCGCCATCGAGAGCGGCGAGTTCGTCCCGTTCGTCGAGACCGTCACAGAGGAGGAAGTCGAAAGCCCCGGCCCCGAACAGGTCCAGCACATCCGCCACGTGATCGACTGTCACGGCTCGCTTCGGATCGGACCCTGCGCCATCGAGGACCTGCAGTGCATCGCCCACGACGCCCTCACTGAGCAGCGCTGCGAGAACGGAATCTGCGACCTGAGTGAAGGACGCTGGGAACTGACCGGCATCGACCAGGAACAGGCCACCGGCAGGCTGGGGCAGCAGGTTCTCGAGCTCACCGGCGGAAACATCTGGGTCTGGCACCTCGCCGACTTCAACGTCGTACGCCGCTGGTGGGCCCAGCGCTGCCACGATCACTTCAACACGGACGACCCCGATCATGTCGCCAACGAATTCGTACCCTTCCACCCCCTGCGTCACGACGCCCACGTACTGACCGAGCGGCCTACCGGCTACGACCTGCAGAGCAACGGTGAGAAGCGCGTCTTCATCCACGACGGGCCGGAGCAACGCACAAAATGCGCAAGCCCGTCCTGCTCGAACGCAACAGTCCTCTCCCCTCAAGAAGGGTGGCTGTGCTGGCAGTGCGAGGAGCTTCAGCGTCGCCGCCAACGCATCCACCAACGCCGGAGCCGAGTCCGTGACTAG
- a CDS encoding IS1182 family transposase — MSMRPEGLPEVPEQTVMVARAAFPQGSLAIRVRDRLAEVFADEPFASAFGVRGAPGLSPGVLCLVTVLQFAEDLTDRQAAAMAVRAIDWKYALGAELTDTGFDASVLSRFRSRLSDNGMERVVFDRLLEYCVEEGLVAAGGRQRTDSTHVISAVRDLNRLELAGESVRAALEALAVAAPSWLAGQVDVAEFAHRYGPRVDGWRMPASQTKRDRLAQVFGQDALALCRAAWSPGTPPWIREIESVQILRQILVQTYYLSTDTRGREVIKKRAADDEGVPPGHRRLASPYDADARWAAKGEGLFWMGYKVHLTETCDTPTEAEAEAEAGVRAAPNLITDVCTTDATVPDVKATAPVQQRLAEHGIRPAEHYLDSGYPSADLIAAALKQGTRMVTPVLLDHSAQAKAHAGFDKSAFIIDWRARQVRCPAGKTSAHWNPVKQHGTDAIVITFGVRTCRPCPFRDQCTSSAKGRRMLTLRPREPEEALTQARAEQKTETWKAKYALRAGVEGTINQALDITGIRRARYRGLPKVRLQHAFSATALNVIRLDAHWTGHDQHHTRSSRLERLAYRLTA, encoded by the coding sequence ATGTCGATGCGGCCGGAGGGGCTGCCGGAAGTCCCGGAGCAGACCGTGATGGTGGCGCGGGCGGCGTTCCCGCAGGGGAGCCTGGCGATACGGGTGCGAGACCGGCTCGCGGAGGTTTTCGCGGACGAGCCGTTCGCGTCGGCGTTCGGGGTGCGTGGGGCTCCGGGTTTGTCTCCGGGGGTGTTGTGCCTGGTCACGGTGTTGCAGTTCGCCGAGGATCTGACCGATCGGCAGGCCGCGGCGATGGCGGTGCGGGCGATCGACTGGAAGTACGCGCTCGGGGCGGAGCTGACGGACACCGGCTTCGATGCCAGTGTGCTGAGCCGGTTCCGTTCCCGCCTGTCCGACAACGGCATGGAACGGGTGGTCTTCGACCGTCTCCTTGAGTACTGCGTGGAGGAGGGGCTGGTCGCGGCCGGGGGCAGGCAGCGGACCGATTCCACCCATGTGATCAGTGCGGTGCGGGACTTGAACCGCCTCGAGCTGGCCGGGGAGAGTGTGCGGGCGGCGCTGGAGGCCCTGGCTGTCGCGGCGCCGTCGTGGCTGGCCGGGCAGGTCGATGTCGCCGAGTTCGCTCACCGGTACGGGCCGCGGGTGGACGGCTGGCGCATGCCCGCCTCGCAGACGAAACGCGACCGGCTCGCGCAGGTCTTCGGCCAGGACGCGCTGGCGTTGTGCCGGGCGGCCTGGTCACCCGGCACACCCCCATGGATCCGTGAGATCGAGTCCGTACAGATCCTGCGGCAGATCCTCGTCCAGACGTACTACCTGAGCACCGACACCAGGGGACGGGAGGTGATCAAGAAGCGGGCCGCCGACGACGAGGGTGTCCCGCCCGGTCATCGCCGCCTCGCCTCCCCCTACGACGCGGACGCACGCTGGGCGGCCAAGGGCGAGGGCCTGTTCTGGATGGGCTACAAGGTCCATCTCACCGAGACCTGCGACACTCCCACCGAAGCCGAAGCCGAAGCCGAAGCCGGTGTCCGGGCGGCACCGAATCTGATCACGGACGTGTGCACCACCGATGCCACCGTGCCCGATGTGAAAGCGACCGCCCCGGTCCAACAGCGCCTGGCCGAGCACGGCATCAGGCCCGCCGAGCACTACCTCGACTCCGGCTATCCATCCGCCGACCTCATCGCCGCCGCGCTGAAACAGGGCACCCGTATGGTCACCCCGGTTCTGCTGGATCATTCCGCCCAGGCCAAGGCCCACGCCGGCTTCGACAAGAGCGCCTTCATCATCGACTGGAGGGCCCGCCAGGTCCGCTGCCCCGCCGGCAAGACCAGCGCGCACTGGAACCCCGTGAAACAGCACGGAACGGACGCGATCGTCATCACCTTCGGCGTCCGCACCTGCCGCCCCTGCCCCTTCCGCGACCAATGCACCAGCTCCGCGAAAGGCCGCCGCATGCTCACCCTGCGCCCCAGAGAGCCAGAAGAAGCCCTCACCCAGGCCCGCGCCGAGCAGAAGACCGAGACGTGGAAGGCCAAGTACGCCCTGCGAGCGGGTGTGGAAGGCACTATCAATCAAGCCCTCGACATCACCGGCATACGCCGGGCCCGCTACCGCGGGCTACCGAAAGTCCGCCTCCAACACGCCTTCTCCGCCACCGCACTCAACGTGATCAGACTCGACGCCCACTGGACCGGACACGACCAGCATCACACCCGCAGCAGCCGGCTCGAACGCCTCGCCTACCGACTCACAGCCTGA
- a CDS encoding DUF6225 family protein translates to MTDVFEHTPQVWNASQLRDALKDLPDDAPVHIGVADDPGDFDGYRDFVLVDAHQVENWWPPTSTAPERTETAQELTLFADWEPGAYDRLD, encoded by the coding sequence ATGACCGACGTCTTCGAGCACACCCCGCAGGTCTGGAATGCCTCGCAGCTTCGCGACGCACTCAAGGACCTGCCCGATGACGCGCCCGTCCACATCGGCGTGGCAGACGACCCCGGCGACTTCGACGGATACCGGGACTTCGTCCTCGTGGACGCTCATCAGGTGGAGAACTGGTGGCCGCCCACCTCCACAGCGCCGGAACGTACCGAGACAGCACAGGAACTGACGCTGTTCGCCGACTGGGAACCGGGCGCATACGACCGTCTGGACTGA
- a CDS encoding DUF4232 domain-containing protein encodes MKYTRVTALAAVGVAAALSLTACGSDGSGKDSSSKGSSSSSSSSSSSDGGSKLQGGPGSGGSEAGNAKSGSGEDTEAKAAANGTMKTGGKVTFCKTQDLAIDAMDAAPDEDSGRIDITMINRGSTTCSATGFAGVDIKDADNTSNPIERGHAQPRITTLKPGDAAVFDLAYDIDNTGDSLASPTNILVTPPNETHTVNLKWPAGAGDIKGAYTDVQVYPTHDQVGGGFATCARRRCDPRDGVRVWGEGGSLQT; translated from the coding sequence GTGAAGTACACCCGCGTCACTGCTCTTGCCGCCGTCGGCGTCGCCGCCGCCCTCTCGCTCACCGCCTGTGGCAGCGACGGCTCCGGGAAGGACTCGTCCTCCAAGGGCTCCTCGTCCTCGTCCTCGTCTTCTTCGTCTTCGGACGGTGGCTCGAAGTTGCAGGGCGGCCCGGGCTCCGGCGGCTCGGAGGCCGGCAACGCGAAGTCGGGCTCCGGTGAGGACACCGAGGCGAAGGCAGCCGCGAACGGCACGATGAAGACCGGCGGCAAGGTCACGTTCTGCAAGACGCAGGACCTGGCCATCGACGCCATGGACGCCGCGCCCGACGAGGACTCCGGCAGGATCGACATCACCATGATCAACCGGGGTTCGACCACCTGCTCGGCGACGGGCTTCGCCGGCGTCGACATCAAGGACGCCGACAACACCTCGAACCCCATCGAGCGCGGCCACGCCCAGCCGCGTATCACCACCCTGAAGCCCGGTGACGCCGCTGTCTTCGACCTCGCCTACGACATCGACAACACCGGCGACAGCCTCGCGTCCCCGACCAACATCCTGGTGACGCCCCCGAACGAGACCCACACCGTGAACCTGAAGTGGCCCGCGGGCGCGGGGGACATCAAGGGCGCCTACACCGACGTTCAGGTCTACCCCACACACGACCAAGTAGGCGGTGGGTTCGCGACCTGCGCCCGGAGGAGATGTGACCCGCGCGACGGGGTGCGGGTCTGGGGCGAGGGTGGCTCGCTCCAGACCTGA
- a CDS encoding DUF6233 domain-containing protein, protein MSGGISDLDKNQALADWLEWQLRQVRGRIRELEIAEQQERRRWEQAHAAMRWKIQPQRSSSVALVHRGDCALYPVEGGFLDREEAMIALAEPDIEPCQICRPETGLEQCG, encoded by the coding sequence GTGTCCGGCGGCATATCCGACCTGGACAAGAACCAAGCCCTGGCCGACTGGCTGGAGTGGCAGCTGCGTCAGGTCCGGGGCCGGATCCGGGAACTGGAGATCGCGGAGCAGCAGGAGCGGCGGCGTTGGGAGCAGGCGCACGCCGCGATGCGGTGGAAGATCCAGCCGCAGCGGTCGTCGTCGGTGGCTCTGGTGCACCGCGGGGACTGTGCGCTGTATCCGGTCGAGGGTGGATTCCTCGACCGAGAGGAGGCGATGATCGCGCTGGCCGAGCCGGACATCGAGCCGTGCCAGATCTGCAGGCCCGAGACGGGGCTGGAGCAGTGTGGCTGA
- a CDS encoding MazG nucleotide pyrophosphohydrolase domain-containing protein: MSLDALQQQAMRVHDLYDRLNRRERGRVWTREEFMLGFVGDVGDLAKLVMAEEGARDMPGGRVALEHELADCLWSVLILARRFDVDLETAFRRTMTELETAINIRLAGDEEPS, encoded by the coding sequence ATGAGCCTTGACGCGCTGCAGCAGCAGGCGATGCGAGTACATGATCTGTACGACCGGCTGAACCGGCGTGAACGGGGCCGGGTCTGGACACGGGAAGAGTTCATGCTCGGCTTCGTGGGCGATGTCGGTGACCTGGCCAAGCTGGTCATGGCCGAAGAGGGAGCTCGGGACATGCCGGGCGGGCGAGTGGCGCTGGAGCATGAGCTCGCGGACTGTCTGTGGTCGGTGCTCATTCTGGCTCGCCGCTTTGACGTCGATCTGGAGACCGCCTTTCGCCGCACGATGACTGAGCTTGAGACCGCGATCAACATTCGGCTCGCCGGTGATGAGGAACCATCGTGA